The Deinococcus sp. KNUC1210 nucleotide sequence CAGCCCACCGCGACACCGTGACGACCTGTTCGGCCTGCCGGATGTCGCGGGCCTGTAACACTTCGTAGAAGCGGCGGTATACGCCCTCTGGCAGGCCCGGAATGTACAGCATCAGCTGATCGTGAATCAGGGCCGCGAAGGGACCGGGCAGATGGCGGTAATACTTGCGGTAGCCGCCGGGATTCCAGCTGCTCAGCAGCGTCAGGTCGAAGTCGCCGGGCAGCTCGGAAAGCTGACGATACGCGTGGACCTTCACGCCGCGTGCTCCGAGTTCGTCTCTCAGGCTGCGGTTGCCCTCCACGTCGGGCAGCGCCACTTCCGACTCGATGCCCCGCGCCCGCAGCGGCGGAATGATCTCGCGCATATACACTTCGCTTCCGCCCACGGCGGGCGCGTCACTGACAAAGAGAAGGCGCAGGGGGGTCAAGCGGGGTTCCTACTTCTCACGGATGTTCCAGCCCTGCCCCCGAATCGCCGTCATCAGCCGGTCCATGATCGGATCGACTTCGGCGTCCGACAGCGTTTTCTCGCCCCGGAAAATCAGGCGGACGGCCACGCTGCGCTGTCCTTCGGGAATCGGCGCTCCGGAATAGATATCAAACGGTTCGAGTGTTTCCAGCAGCGGCCCGGCTTCCTGCCGCAGCAGCGCGGCCATCTGTCCGTAGCCCACCTGAGCAGGCGCGATGATCGCCAGGTCGCGCCACGCGGCGGGGGCGCGGCTGGGATCACGGAAGGCCCAGGGGCGACCCGGCAGCGGCAGCGCGGCTTCCAGCAGATAGGTGTCGCCCTTCAGCCCGAAGGCGGCGGCTACCTCTGGATGCACCGCTCCCAGCCAGCCCGCGCTCGTTCCGTTCCAGACGAGTTCCCCGGCGATGCCCGGATGCAGCGCCGCCGGAACGTCGGAGCCGCGAAGCTGCCGGATCTCCAGCGCCGCACCCAGCGTGCCCGCCAGCGCTTCCAGCAGGCCACGGAAGGCCGCATATCCGCCCGCCACACCCTGCGCGTGGTTGGCCTGCGCCAGCGGCCCGCGCATCAGCAGGCCCAGCCGCTCGGTTTCGCCCGGTGCCGGGAAAATGTGCCCGACCTCGAACAGCAGCACCTTCTCGGTGCCTGCCGGCTGGCTGGCCGCCGTTTTCAGCAGGCTCGGGTACAGCGCGGTTCGCAGGCCAGTTCGGTCGGCTGTCAGCGGGTTCTTCAGGCGCACGTTGGGGCGTTCGCTGCGGGCCTGGGCCGCTTCCTCGTCGCTGGTGAAGGTGTAGGTCACGACCTCCTGAAAGCCCAGCCCTGCCACGGCCCGCTTCAGCTCGCGCCGTTCACGGCTGCTGGCCTCGGCTCCGGCGTTGTCGGGGTGGACGCGCAGGGTGGGCAGCGTTTCGGGCAGGTTGGCGTAGCCGTGCAGCCGCGCCACTTCTTCGATCAGGTCTTCCGGCACGTTCATATCGACGCGCCAGGGGGGCGGCGTCACGTTCAGGTGTTCGCCGCTCGCCGTGACGGTGCAGCCCAGCCGGGTCAGGAGGGCGGCCATTTCAGAGGTTTCGATCTGCATACCCAGCAGCTTGCGGGCAGCGTCGGCGTCGAGGGTCAGGGCAGCTGGAAGGGTCGGTGTGCCCGCCACCGTCGCTCCGGGATGAATCTGGCCGCCCAGTTCGCCCAGCAGCCCGGCGATGCGGTCGGCGGCGCGGGGCGGCAGGGTCGGATCGGTGCCGCGCTCGTAGCGGTAGACGGCGTCGGTCTTCAGGCCCAGGCGGGTGCTCGTGCGCCGCAGCAGTACCGCGTCGAAGTGCGCTGCCTCGATCACCACATCCTGCGTGTCCGGCTGCACCGAACCGTGTTTCGCGCCCACGATTCCCGCGATGCCCAGCACGCCCTCGTTCGGCTGCGCGTCTGTCCGGGCAAAGGCGTCGGCCACATTGCTCACGCCCGTTTCACGCCCGTCCAGAATCAGCACGTCCTGATCGGTCACGGTATGCGTGGTTCCCAGCAGATCGGTGACGGTCTCGCCAGTACGCAGACCACGCCCCACCAGAATGCGGTCATTCACCACGTCCCGGCGGTCGTACAGCGCGGTGGGCTGGCCCAGCTCGAACATCACGTAGTTGCTCACATCCACGATGGCGCTCACCGTGCGCGAGCCGCACAGCATCAGGCGGCGTTGCAGCCACAGCGGCGAAGGGCCGTTCTGCACGCCGTTCACGGTGCGGGCCACGAAGTAATCAGATCCCAGCCGGATCTTCTGTGTCGGATCGTTGGGAATGACGCTGCCGATGGTCGGCAGGCTGACCTCGATTTCACCTGCGCCGTGGGCGGCAGGGCCAGCGGGCGGCTGCACCAGTGGGGTATTCAGCGCCGCTGCCACGTCGCGGGCCAGTCCCAGCACGCTCAGCACGTCGGCGCGGTTGGGCGTGACTTCCACGTCGAGCACGGTATCGCTGGCCCAGAGCGTGTGCATCGGCGTGCCGGGGGCCGCCGTATGAGGAGGAAACAGCATCAGGCCAGCGGCGCTCTCGCCCAGGCTCAGCTCTTTGGCACTGGCGGCCATGCCCCAGCTTTCCACGCCCTGAAGGCTCCGCACGCCGTATTCGACGTCGCCCAGCTTTGTACCGGGCGTGACGAGCGCCAGCATGGTGCCAGCCGGAAGATTCACCGCATTGGGAGCACCGCTGGCGATGGTCTTCGGGCCGTTCGCTCCGGTGTCGAGTTCCAGCCGCGTGAGCTGTGTTCCTTCGATGGGCGTAGCCTGCGTGACCGTCACCAGCAGCACGCCTTCCGGCGGGGCGGGTACGTCTTCGGTGCCTTCCAGCGGCAGGCCCAGGCTGGCGAGCAGCGGTTCGAGGTCGGCAACGGGTGGCAGGGCGGGTACGAGTTCTTTCAGCCAGGAGTAGGGAAGTTTCATGGGTGTCCTTTGGGTAAGAGATGAAGCCCAGCGCCTCATGCTTTCAGTTCCACTGAGGAAGGAGGCGCTCGAACAGATCAAAGCCGTTGATGGTTCAGGAGAACTGTCAGCAAGCGAGAAGAGAACACAGGTAGATCAAGTGACCGAATCTCCTGGCTCGTCTTCTTTCTTCTCTGGCTCTTCATCCACCGTCTTCGTACCGCCGCCCAGTTCGTGAAAGCGCTGTTGCAGGGCGGGCGGCCAGCTTTCCAGCGCCGAGACTTCCTGCAGGTCGTTCAGCTCGTCCAGCGTGGCGGTTGCCGGATCGATGTCGTCGGGGTGCAGGCCCAGCATGCTCATCAGGTTCGCCAGCAGATTCTCGCTGGCCTCCTCGTCGCTCAGGTCCTCATCCTCGTCCTCATCGTCTTCCAGTGCCTCGGCGTCGTCGGCATCCAGCGTCACGCGCTCCAGGTACAGCATCGGGAACTTGCGCCACCCGGCCTGAACCCTGCGCTCATCGGTGATTTCGATGCGGTCACGGTCCTGGTCCACGCGGTACACGCCGGTTTCCAGCAGCTTCAGCGACGCTTTCAGCAGGTCTTCGAGGCGCTGAAAGGCGTAGAGCCGCTGGCCCTGTTGCAGCGCGATGACCTGTACGGGTGAGGCGGGCTGCACGGGCGCGGACTGCTCGAAGCCCTGTACCAGCGCCAGCACGTTGCTGTCGGCATCGGAAAAGATCGGCAGCACCAGGCGCGGAAAGAACTCTTCGCCGCCTTTTTTCACCTGTGCCGCACTCGCCTCCCAGTACGCTGCGGCCAGTTCCAGTGCCTGTTCCAGCGGCAGAAAACTCAGGCCCGGCAGCAGCTCGACCTGGGTATCCTCGAAGCCGTTGCGCCAGCGGTACAGGGCGCGAACGTCGGCGCTGAGCTGATAGGGCCAGTCGCTCAGCAGGTCGTCGATCTCGCTGTCGTTCAGGCCGGGTTGCAGCGAATCGTAAGCGGCACGGTAGTTGGCGTTCAGCCAGGTTTGCAGGTGCTCAAGAGTGGTATCCATGAAGTCCTCAGCCGTAAGTTCGGTCTACGTCATTTTGAAGAAGTGGCAGCAGCCTGGAGAGCAGATAAGTAGATGGCAAAACAGGGTGTTGCAGAGCGGACTGCAAGAACTCCAGGTCTTCAGAAATCTGTCCGATGCCCAGGCTTATCGGTTCTGTAGAAAAAGAATATTTCTCATTCTTTGACAGTAGGAACCAATAGTGATCCTCCGGGAATGAAATGACTTCGGAATGTTGCCTTAAATCCCCGATAATTAATGCGAAAGCTCGCTCAAGCTCATCGACTGTTAAGACCTGCTGACCAGTCACCCCAGTTCGCCCCGGAACTGTTCCAGCACCCTCAGATCGTTGGCGTAGAAGTAGCGGATATCGGGAATGCCGTACTTCAGCATGGCGATGCGCTCTGGCCCCAGCCCGAAGGCAAAGCCGGTCTTGCCCTCGTAGATGCGCTCTTTTCCGGCAGCCTCGCGCAGATCGTCCACCGCTTTGAAGACGTTCTGATGCACCATGCCGCAGCCGCCCAGCTCCAGCCACTTGCTCTCGCCGCGCGGATTTTCCCACCACACCGAGAAATCTGCGCCCGGCTCGGTGAAGGGGTAATAGCTCGGCTGGAAGCGCACTTTTGCAGACGCGCCGAACAGCCCGCGTGCCATCTCGGCAATCGTGCCCTTCAGGTCGGCCATCGAGATGTTGTCGCCCACCACCAGTCCTTCGAGCTGATGAAACATGCTCTCGTGCGTGGCGTCGGTGGCCTCGTAGCGGTAGACCTTGCCCGGCACCACGATCTTCAGCGGGGCCGAGTGTTCCAGCATGTAGCGCACCTGCATCGGAGAGGTATGGGTACGCAGCAGGCGGCCATCTTCGAGCCAGAAGGTGTCCCACAGGTCGCGGGCCGGGTGATACCAGGGAATATTCAGGGCGTCGAAGTTGTACGCGTCGTCCTCGACTTCCTGACCCTCGATGACCGTGTAGCCCATGCGCTCATAGATGCTTTCCAGATCGTTCAGAATCCGCGAGATCAGGTGCAGGCCGCCGCTGGGAAGTTGCAGGCCCGGCAGCGTCACGTCGATGGCCTCCGACGCCAGCCTCGCATCGAGCGCGGCGCGTTTCAGCGTGTCCTCGCGCTCCTTCAGGGCGGCGTCCAGCGCACTTCTCACGGCATTGATCTCTGCGCCGCGTGCCCGGCGCTCTTCGGGCGGCAGTTTGCCCAGGCTGCCCAGTTCCTTCGTGACCAGTCCACTCTTGCCCACGTACTTGGTTTTTACGGTCTGGAGGGCGTCGAGGGTGGCTGCGCTCTGTATTTCCTGTAGTGCTTCCTGCTGCATGTCGCTCCCTTCTTGCTGTGTGGCTGAACCAATAAAAAACCCCGCCCGGTACGCAGGCGGGGAACAGAGCCGGACCGTGTTTCAGGCCAGCGTGTCCCCGGTTTTGGTAAATGGCGAAGCTGTACCGGGGGTCGTCATGGCTTCAGCGTAGCGGGCGGGGCAGGGTGGGTCAAGGTGGCGCGTGGCATACTGCGCTCAGCGGAGAGCGGGGAAAGTCCGGTGAAGGGAGTTGGCAGCAGCACCCGAGTCCGGCACTGTCGCGCAACGGTAAGTGTCCAGAAGCGTTCTGGCGCGAGTCCGAACACCCTTCTTCGCGGGGCGCAGCACTCGCGCCCGGTTGAACCCCTCGCGAAAAGGGGAACACCCAGCCCCCGCGCAATCCTGCCCGGCCCGACTGGAGTTCACTTTCGCCCATCTGGGCGCTTTTTTTGCGAGTGTCGTTCTTCCGTTCCCTCTGGAGGAAACATGAAGACCCGGCCTATCAAGACTCTGTTTTCCCTGCTGACTGTCGGCCTGCTGTCGAGCGCCGCCGCCGTCAGTTATCCGCTGACCATCACCGACGATCTGGGCCGCAAAGTCACGGTCGCCGCCGAACCGAAGCGCATCGTGTCGGTGCTGCCGAGCGACACCGAGACGCTGTGTGCGCTGGGCATCTGTGACCGTCTGGTGGGCGTAGACGACAATTCCGATTTTCCGGCCAGTGTGAAGGCGCTGCCCAAGGTCGGCGGCCTGTACAGCCCCAGCACCGAGCGCATGGTGGCCCTGAAACCCGATCTGGTGATCGTGAGCAAGTACGGCAAGCTGACCGACACGCTGACGGCGGCGGGCATCACCGTCGTGGCGGTCAACCCTGAAAGTTACGACGACGTCTTTTCCAAGACGCTGCTGCTGGGAAAGATCGTGAACCGCGAAGCGCAGGCCAAGCAACTCGTGACGCAGATGCGGCGCGACATCGCCCGGATCGAGATTCTGACCAAAAATGCCGTCCACAAGCCGACCACGTATTACGAGATCGACCCCACGCCGTACACCGCCGGGCCAAACAGCTTCATCGGGGTGCTACTCAGCAAGGCGGGGGCGGCGAACATCATTCCGGCGACGCTGGGCGATTTCCCCAAGATCAGCCCCGAACTGGTGGTGCAGCGCAGCCCGCAGCTTATTCTCGGCCCCGATCTGGCGACCGTGAAGGCCCGGCCCGGCTGGAACGGCATTGCCGCTGTTCGGTCGGGGCGAGTGATCGCGGTGGTGCCGGGCAGCGACTTCGACAACCTGCTGAACCGTCCTGGCCCGCGTCTGCCGCAGGCGCTGGCAGCCCTGGCGCGGCTGATTCACCCCGAACTGTTCCGGTGAAGAGGCGGCCCGCGCTCCTGAACCGGTTCCCTGCGGTCTTTCTGTGTCGCCCGCGCCACACACCACCTCCATGTCAGCCCTAGAACGCCCCATGACGCCTGCCCGCTCGCGCCTGCCCTGGCTGGGGCGCACGGCGCTGCTGCTGGGCCTGCTGCTGCTGACGGTGCTGCTGGCGCTGGGTCTGGGCAGCGTGCACGTCTCGGCTGCCGAAACCCTGAAGGGCGTGTGGCACGGGCTGAGCGGCGCGGCCCTGACCGGCAACGACGTGATCGTGTGGCAGCTGCGCTTTCCGCGTGTGGCGCTGGGGCTGCTGGTGGGTGCGTCGCTGGGCGTGTGCGGAGCGGCGTATCAGGGGTGTTTCGCAATCCGCTGGCCGACCCGTACCTGATGGGTGTGGCGAGCGGCGCAGGACTGGGCGCGACGCTGGCGGTGGTGGCAGGCTGGAGCAGCGCCCTGATTCCGCTGTCGGCGCTGCTGGGCGCGTTTCTGAGCGTGCTGGCGTCGCTGGCACTGGCGCGGCAGGGCCGCACGCTGCCGCCGCTGCGCCTGATTCTGAGCGGCGTGGTGGTGGGCAGCATCCTGACAGCCGCTTCCACCTACCTGCTGCTGACGTCGCCCACGCGCATCCTTCAGGTGTACAGCTTCACACTGGGTAGCCTGACGTTCGGTGGCTGGCACGAAGTCGGTACGGTGCTGCCCTACGCGCTGCTGGGCGGCGGACTGCTGCTGCTGCTGGCCCGTGCCCTGAACGTGCTGCAATTGGGCGACCTGACGGCCCGCAGCCTGGGTCTGCCCGTCGAGCGCCTGCGCCTGCTGGTGATTCTGGCGGCCAGTCTGGTCACGGCGGCGGCGGTCAGCTATGCGGGCATCATCGGCTTTGTCGGGCTGGTCACGCCGCATCTGGTTCGGCGGCTGTGGGGGCCAGATTACCGCGTGCTGCTGCCGATCTCGGCGCTGGCAGGTGCGGGGCTGCTCGTCCTCTCCGACCTGCTGGCCCGCACGCTGACCGCCACCGAACTCCCGGTGGGCGTGGTCACGACGCTGCTGGGGGGGCCGTTCTTTCTGTATCTGCTGCACCGACAGGGTGGGGAGAGATAGGGATGAGGGGTCGGGAATTCCGCATGATTGGTGGGCAGGGGAGAAGGAGTGATGAGAGATGCGTGATGGATGATGAGCAGCTGAGGAATCCTGATAGTTGGCAGCGTGGGCAGGGAGAAAAATGACAGGCGATGAAGGGCGAGCGGACAGGGATGAGCAACCGAGTGGCGCGGCACTTCCGCATCACGCATCACCCATCACGCATCACCTTCCCCCTGCCCTGCTCTCCTGCCACGACCTCAGCGTGAAGGCAGGCTCGCTGCTGGCCGTGCAGAACGTCCGTGCCGAGTTTCCGGCGGGGCAGCTGAGCGCGATCATCGGACCGAATGGAGCGGGCAAATCGACCCTGATGCGGGCGCTGCTGGGCCTGGACGCGCCTGCCAGCGGCGAGGTAAGGCTGGACGGGCGACCGCTGGCGGCCTGGACCCGGCGCGAGCGGGCCAACAAGCTGGCGTATCTGGCGCAGGGCGAGGCGCTGCCCGAAGGAGCGCGGGTCCGTGACGTGGTGGCGCTGGGACGCGGTGCGGGGGGCTGGATGTGGGGCCTGCTGCCGCTGGGCGGCTGGACGCAGGCCGACGAGGATGCCGTGACGCAGGCGCTGCGCCGCACCGACACCGAGCAGTTTGCCGAGCGTCCGGTGCAGTCGCTGTCGGGGGGCGAGCGGCAGCGGGTGTCGCTGGCACGGGCACTGGCCGCCGATCCCCAGTTTCTGCTGCTCGACGAACCCACCAATCACCTCGATCTGGGCTACGCCGCCGACCTGCTGAGCGCCCTGAACACCGAGGCAGCAGGCGGCATGGGCGTGGTGGCAGTGCTGCACGATCTGACGCTGGCAGCGCAGGCAGACCGGCTGCTGCTGCTGCACGCCGGGCGGGTGCTGGCCCAGGGCACCCCAGAAGAGGTACTCACACCGGCCAATCTGCACGCCGCGTATGGCCTTCAGGCCGAGGTGCTGCGCCACAACGGGCGGCTGATCGTGGTGCCGGGGGTGAGCGGTGGGAAGTAGAACGTGGGCTGTCGGGGCGTTGGCCTGCATTCAGTCTGAAAGCGCTGCGGTATGGTGCGGACGACCCGGAGCGAGGCGAGTGGCTGCCCTGTCCCGCGTCCTCTTTCCCTGATGCCCACCTACTTCAAAACGTCCGGTCATCTGCTGGTCTGCCAGCATGTCAACTGCAAAGCGCGGGGGCGCAGCTGCTGTATACCGCGCTCTGGAACGCTCTCGACCGGGAAAAACTGGCGTACTTCAAGACCGGTGGCAGCGTGCGCCTGACCGAGAGCGGCTGTCTGGGCGCATGCAGTTTCGGGCCGGTGCTGTGCGTCTACCGGCAGCGGGCGGGGCAGCTGGAAGAAGGCTGGTACGCCGCCGCCGATTACGCCCTGGGCATGGCGGTGGCGCGGGCCGTGCACGCGGGCGAAGACCTGCCGACCGACCGGAAGTACGGGCCGTGACCGGCGTGCTCTCAGAGGCCGAGTTTCTGGAACTGGTGCGCCTCAATCCCATCAATGCTGCCCTGCTGGACCGTTTGCCGCTGCTGGGGCTGCCGCAGGCGCATCTGGTGGCGGGCTGTCTGTTCGGCACCGTCTGGAACGTGCGTTCGGGCCGCCCGCCCACCGAGAACATCCGTGATTACGACCTGTTCTATTACGACCCCGACACCAGCTACGACGCCGAAGACACCATAATCCGGCGGGTGGCGGCGCTGGTTGCCGATCTGAAGGTCGAGGTGGAAGTTCGCAATCAGGCCCGCGTCCACCTGTGGTTCGGGGACCGGTTCGGGCAGGTCAGGCCGCCGATCCTGAGTGTGCGGCAGGGCATCGACGAGTTTCTGGTGCGCTGCACCTGCGTCGGCATTTCCAGCGCCGCAGAGGTCTACGCTCCGGATGGGCTGGCTGAACTGGCGGCGGGCGTGCTGCGGCCCAATCCGCGCAATCCCGATCAGAGCGGGGGGAGCTGTACCGCGCCAAGGTCGCCAGTTACAGCGGGCGCTGGCCCTGGCTCCGAGACGCAGCGCTCGACTGAGTGCCCAGCCAGCGCCCGCCGAAGACGTGCAGCAGCAGCCCCGCGAAGACCAGCAGCGCCGCCGCGACCTTCAGGGCGGGGAAGGTTTCGTGGAAGTACAGGGCGCTGGACAGCAGGCCAAAAACCGGGACCATCAGCGAGAGGGGCGCGACCCGGGCTGCGCCGTACTGCTGAATCAGGCGGCTCCACAGCCCGAAGCCCAGCACCGTATTGAAATAGCCCATGAAGGCCACCCCGCCCCAGAACCCGAGGCTGCCGTGCGTCAGAGCGTGCAGGGTCGGCCCCCACCCGGACAGCAGACCCGACCCCAGCAGCAGCGGCAGCGGCGACACCAGCGACGACCAGACCACCAGCCCGATCACATCGGCTCCGCCCGCCTGCCGCACCTGCAGATTGCTGAACGCCCACCCGAGCGCGGCCAGCAGCACCAGCCCGAAACTCAGCACGCCGCCCTGGTGCGAGCCGCTCGCGCCGATCAGCGCCATGCCCACAAACGCCAGGCCCATTCCGGCGATCTGGTTGGGCAGCAGCCGTTCTTTCAGCAGCCACGCGCTCAGCAGCGCGGTCAGAAATGCCTGCATCTGCATCAGCAGCGAGGCGAGTCCGGCACTCAGACCGAGCTGTACCGCCACGTACAGCAGGCCGAACTGCACCACGCCCACCGTCAGGCCGTAGCCGACCAGCAGTTTCAGCGGCACGGCGGGCCGCCGCACGAAGAACACGGCGGGCAGGGCTGCCAGCGTGAAGCGCAGCGCCGCCACCAGCAGCGGAGGCGCACCGTCCACACTCAGCTTGATGACCACGAAGTTCACTCCCCAGATGAAAGTGACAAACAGGGCCAGCAGGAAGGCACGCAGAGGCATGGCTGCATTCTGTCACCTGGCCCGGGCTTTCAGACCGTCCAGTTTGGGCAGGATTGGCCTGCCATTTGAACTGTACCTGCCTGCCCGGGCGTGCTGTAATAAAGACACTTCCATCCTCCCGAAAGAATGGCCTATACGATCACATCTAGTACATTGATTGAGACCCGGTACAGGATGTAGTACCATGCAGCCATCAAGTTGGCGGGAGTCCTCTGCTCTTCAGCCGAGCTGTTCGTCTGCATTCTTCGTTGTTCATCTCTGTCGTTCGTCTGCGCCGTGCCTGTTGGGTGCGGGGCCCACGCTTTCATGTCTCAGCACGTCGTTCAGGCGTGCTGCACAGGAGTCCTATGACCACCCTGCCCACCTCTGCACTCCAGAACTTTGACGAGAACGCTCAGCACATCGCCAAGCGCCAGTACTTTCAGCCGGGAGACGGCGACCTGAGCGGACTGTTCCGGCGGGTGGCCAACTGGGTAGCTGCCGCCGAAGCGCCCGAAGCGCGGCTCGCGTGGGCACAGCGCTACTACGACCTGATGGCAGGAAAGAAATTCTGCCC carries:
- a CDS encoding phenylalanine--tRNA ligase subunit beta, translating into MKLPYSWLKELVPALPPVADLEPLLASLGLPLEGTEDVPAPPEGVLLVTVTQATPIEGTQLTRLELDTGANGPKTIASGAPNAVNLPAGTMLALVTPGTKLGDVEYGVRSLQGVESWGMAASAKELSLGESAAGLMLFPPHTAAPGTPMHTLWASDTVLDVEVTPNRADVLSVLGLARDVAAALNTPLVQPPAGPAAHGAGEIEVSLPTIGSVIPNDPTQKIRLGSDYFVARTVNGVQNGPSPLWLQRRLMLCGSRTVSAIVDVSNYVMFELGQPTALYDRRDVVNDRILVGRGLRTGETVTDLLGTTHTVTDQDVLILDGRETGVSNVADAFARTDAQPNEGVLGIAGIVGAKHGSVQPDTQDVVIEAAHFDAVLLRRTSTRLGLKTDAVYRYERGTDPTLPPRAADRIAGLLGELGGQIHPGATVAGTPTLPAALTLDADAARKLLGMQIETSEMAALLTRLGCTVTASGEHLNVTPPPWRVDMNVPEDLIEEVARLHGYANLPETLPTLRVHPDNAGAEASSRERRELKRAVAGLGFQEVVTYTFTSDEEAAQARSERPNVRLKNPLTADRTGLRTALYPSLLKTAASQPAGTEKVLLFEVGHIFPAPGETERLGLLMRGPLAQANHAQGVAGGYAAFRGLLEALAGTLGAALEIRQLRGSDVPAALHPGIAGELVWNGTSAGWLGAVHPEVAAAFGLKGDTYLLEAALPLPGRPWAFRDPSRAPAAWRDLAIIAPAQVGYGQMAALLRQEAGPLLETLEPFDIYSGAPIPEGQRSVAVRLIFRGEKTLSDAEVDPIMDRLMTAIRGQGWNIREK
- a CDS encoding SMI1/KNR4 family protein — translated: MDTTLEHLQTWLNANYRAAYDSLQPGLNDSEIDDLLSDWPYQLSADVRALYRWRNGFEDTQVELLPGLSFLPLEQALELAAAYWEASAAQVKKGGEEFFPRLVLPIFSDADSNVLALVQGFEQSAPVQPASPVQVIALQQGQRLYAFQRLEDLLKASLKLLETGVYRVDQDRDRIEITDERRVQAGWRKFPMLYLERVTLDADDAEALEDDEDEDEDLSDEEASENLLANLMSMLGLHPDDIDPATATLDELNDLQEVSALESWPPALQQRFHELGGGTKTVDEEPEKKEDEPGDSVT
- the pheS gene encoding phenylalanine--tRNA ligase subunit alpha is translated as MQQEALQEIQSAATLDALQTVKTKYVGKSGLVTKELGSLGKLPPEERRARGAEINAVRSALDAALKEREDTLKRAALDARLASEAIDVTLPGLQLPSGGLHLISRILNDLESIYERMGYTVIEGQEVEDDAYNFDALNIPWYHPARDLWDTFWLEDGRLLRTHTSPMQVRYMLEHSAPLKIVVPGKVYRYEATDATHESMFHQLEGLVVGDNISMADLKGTIAEMARGLFGASAKVRFQPSYYPFTEPGADFSVWWENPRGESKWLELGGCGMVHQNVFKAVDDLREAAGKERIYEGKTGFAFGLGPERIAMLKYGIPDIRYFYANDLRVLEQFRGELG
- a CDS encoding ABC transporter substrate-binding protein; protein product: MKTRPIKTLFSLLTVGLLSSAAAVSYPLTITDDLGRKVTVAAEPKRIVSVLPSDTETLCALGICDRLVGVDDNSDFPASVKALPKVGGLYSPSTERMVALKPDLVIVSKYGKLTDTLTAAGITVVAVNPESYDDVFSKTLLLGKIVNREAQAKQLVTQMRRDIARIEILTKNAVHKPTTYYEIDPTPYTAGPNSFIGVLLSKAGAANIIPATLGDFPKISPELVVQRSPQLILGPDLATVKARPGWNGIAAVRSGRVIAVVPGSDFDNLLNRPGPRLPQALAALARLIHPELFR
- a CDS encoding ABC transporter ATP-binding protein, whose translation is MKAGSLLAVQNVRAEFPAGQLSAIIGPNGAGKSTLMRALLGLDAPASGEVRLDGRPLAAWTRRERANKLAYLAQGEALPEGARVRDVVALGRGAGGWMWGLLPLGGWTQADEDAVTQALRRTDTEQFAERPVQSLSGGERQRVSLARALAADPQFLLLDEPTNHLDLGYAADLLSALNTEAAGGMGVVAVLHDLTLAAQADRLLLLHAGRVLAQGTPEEVLTPANLHAAYGLQAEVLRHNGRLIVVPGVSGGK
- a CDS encoding EamA family transporter, producing the protein MPLRAFLLALFVTFIWGVNFVVIKLSVDGAPPLLVAALRFTLAALPAVFFVRRPAVPLKLLVGYGLTVGVVQFGLLYVAVQLGLSAGLASLLMQMQAFLTALLSAWLLKERLLPNQIAGMGLAFVGMALIGASGSHQGGVLSFGLVLLAALGWAFSNLQVRQAGGADVIGLVVWSSLVSPLPLLLGSGLLSGWGPTLHALTHGSLGFWGGVAFMGYFNTVLGFGLWSRLIQQYGAARVAPLSLMVPVFGLLSSALYFHETFPALKVAAALLVFAGLLLHVFGGRWLGTQSSAASRSQGQRPL